DNA from Scheffersomyces stipitis CBS 6054 chromosome 1, whole genome shotgun sequence:
GTGGAAGCTGCTGATCAGCcgttggagttgaaacagaaaatcCGGAAGCTTTGTGACAGATACTTGGAAGCTCCTAACATCATTTTGGCCATATCTGCTGCTGATGTCGATTTGGCAAATTCCAGTGCCTTAAGAGCTTCAAGAACTGCGGATCCCCGAGGTGAAAGAACAATAGGGGTAGTTACCAAGATTGATTTGGTAGATCCCGAGAGAGCGACCAAGATCTTGACTAATAAGAAGTACCCACTCAGAATGGGCTATGTGGGCGTAATAACGAAGGCTCCCCCCACTTCTAAAGGTGGATCAGGCCTATTCTCGAGGAAGGCCATCTCAGGATACCAGGCTTATGTGGCACAGCAAAATTTTGAACATAGCtatttgaaggaaaacaaagaagacttcTACGGTACTACAACTGGAACCAGAAActtaaagaagaaacttatgaaagttcttgaaaaatcgaTGGCAGCATCGTTGGCACCAACGCATTTGGCAATCCAACAAGACCTAGAAGAGACATCATATCAGTTCAAAGTAGAATTCAATGATCGTCCTCTTACACCTGAGATGTATTTGGCCAACAATATCGACATGCTAAAGTTGGCCACAAAAGATTTGAGCCATGAATTCTCACGTCGTGAGTTGAAGTCgttattgaaaaatgaactCGACCAGAAAGTGTTAGACCTACTTGCTGAAAGATACTGGAATAAGCCTTTTAACTTGAagcaaaatcaaaatgCTCTTGTGGAACCAAATTTGAAAGAACTTTCTCAAATCACGAACATCGATGACGACATATACTGGCACAAGAAATTGGACCTAACCACAAGCTCGTTGACGAAAATGGGCGTTGGCAGAATATCAACAAGTCTTGTTACAAATGCATTGCTTAAAGAAATCGAGAATTTGGTAGACAACACTCAGTTAAAGAACCATCCTATGGCAAAGAATGCCGTCAGCGAAGCGGCCAAGACTGTTTTGGGCGCCAAATACTACTCGACTGCTGACCAGGTTGAAAACTGTATAAAACCATACAAGTATGAGATCGAAATCGAAGACAGAGAATGGCAAGCCAGCAAAGAGAATTCCGTAAGATTGTTAAAGGAAGAAATTAGACAATGTGACGAGGTGTACAataacttgaagaagcagataGGAGGCAGAAAACTCCAACAGGTGGTATCTTATTTGGAAAGACTAAAGCAACAACAGACTACTGATGTTGACTTCAATTCGCCAGAGGCGCTTGGTTTCTCACCAAGTTTGATCCAGAGAGGTCAGGATGCTATCTTCTTAAAGGACAGACTTTCTTTGCTTAAGATGAGATACCTGTTCGTCAAAAATTCTAAGAAGtgtaagaagaaagaaaacaagtACCAGTGTCCGGAGATTTTCTTGGATGCTGTGGCTTCTAAGGTTACTTCTACTTCCATCCTTTTTTTGAATGTAGAATTGCTTAGTGATTTCTACTACAATTTCCCCAGAGAATTGGATATGAAATTCTTTAACAACTTGAGcaaggaagaaatcgaaaagtTTGCTAAAGAAGACCCCAGAATCAAGAAGCACATTGAATTACAAGAGAGAAAAGACTTGTACGAAAATGCCTTAAGCAAGATTGAAAGTGTTTTAGCAATTCAAAGAACCAAGACAACTGGCATTGTTAAAAACGAAAAGACTGGTGGCTCTTCAATCTTCAACTGGGGAAAGTAATTGTCTATAACTTAACGTCACGCCTTGTGTAAATGTCTTCTACAGACTCTCTTACAGAATTACTCCTATTCTTGTATCTAACGACCTATTTCTCTGTACATATAGTGATACAAATTAACGAATTACTTCTAGTTCTTGTATTATACAGATTTTTGTAGTTAAATGCTATTAATGCTATTTGGACAGCTACTTGAGGACTTTGACAATAAGATCGAACAAAGTCTCCACAGAAGCACTATCAGATTTTTCGAAGAGGGGCTGGAAGGTATTGAGGTCTATAACTCTATTAAACTCGTAACTTTCGTCAATATCTTGCGAGGACGACACATTAGAGTTAGTATTAGTATTGAGGCTTCTGTTATTGATCAAGTCAGCAGTGGCTTGAGCGTTTATCAACATGTTGTTCATATCCTTAGCCAAGTCATCATCGTTGTTAGCTAACAGAATAGGCGAGTTCGAGGTTGGTTGAATTATGCCAATTCTGGAGTTCAAGTCTACAAAGACGAACGACGAGTTGTAGTAGCGGATAGACGAAATACCCTGCTTGTGAGTGTGAGAGTATAATGGCTTCAATTGGTTTGgtttgaaaatcaaaaccTTCgagttgatttcaaaaTCACCTTCGTCGTTGTAGTAGTTAACTGCCAAACaaatcaacttgttgataatATCTACAGCGATCGTATGCTTTCCTCCATAGGTGGTATTGACCTTTGCGACCAACTCGTTGAACTCGCCAGTAAGCAAATTGAAAGACGATATTCTGGTCTTTGATAACACAATCAAGTTATTGTCTACAATAGACAAAGATCTGATTCTAGACCCCGACAACGTTGGGACCTTGAAAACTGATTCAGGTAACTCCTCAAAAGTCTTCGAATTAATAGCAAGAACCGTGCTTTCATGACCCAAGAAAATAACAGAGCTATCTTCAGACCAGCACACAGCAACAGCTTCAGCTGTAAGGGCTCCGCTGGGTCTAGATTTCCTCAAAGTCCAAGCGGTCTGCTGGCTTCTGGCTCCATTTTTACCTATAGTTTGGTAGATCTCCTTGGGTACACTAGGTCTCCATATTCTTAATCCACCCTTATTGTCTACAGTCAAGATAGCCTGTCCATTAAAGTAGGAGCTTGGAGCTGCGCATATGGCCAAGATCGGATTCAAGTTCCCGTGAGGGTCGATGATCTTGGTAGACAACTCCCAATAGCCAGTCTTGTTGGACGACGAGTTTGCAGATTCGATTTTGTTGCCGGTATTAGACTCGACgaatttccagaattttAATGCATATTGCTTATCGTCTTTGGATAACAAGTTATCTATTTCTGAAGTAGAAACACTATCAAAGGTGCACATCCACTCACCGTCGTTTGTGAAAGAAAGCAACGAGATCAGAGGATCTAAGAGCTTGGTCTCGGATCTAACCTTACCAGTGGGTAAAGTAGGAGCAGCGTTCTGAATGAAAGACTGCTCGTTCTTGACCAAGTCGTAAGCCTGGATGATGGATTCATTAGGGAAATAGAGATTCTTGGTCTTGGGATGCACTTCGAAGACAGAAGAGTAGTCATGtctcaacttggacttgtcgAAATTGGTCTCAGCCTTGatgtacttcttcttggttttaGCCAACGTCGTCTTCACGTTGTTGGAGAATTTTGGTCTGATGGTATTCACTGACAATCTCGATACCAAGTCTACTGACGAAACTACCAAGATCTCGTagttgttttcttcttccgaAACAGACTCTTCTATGATTTTGGCAGACGAAACATTCAATAACAAGGTATAGTAGTCACTTTTGTTATAGTCAATGGATATTTTGTCTATGGTACCGTTCAATCTGGGCAAGAATTGTGTCTTGTCTGTTTCCAACTGCCAAAATACCAACACCTTTTCAAGACCCCCAGAAAGCAAATAATTGTTATCTGGAGTAAAATGCAAAGATCTTACTTGATCAATGTGCCATTTCAACAAACGCTGTGGCTTCTCGCTAGCCAATCCCCCGTAGAGAATCTGGATAGCACCCGCAGATGTCCCAAGGGCAACAGTAGAGTCATTAGAAACCGCCACGGAGGTTATAGCGGACTTGAACGGGAACTTAATCGTCTCTGTAGAAACTTGAGTTCGGTTCTCTGACTCAGATTCGACTTCAGTTTGGTCATTTCTAAAAATCTCTACTAAGTCAATCAACACGATATCGTGATCAGATGTCACAAAGGCTAACTTAGTACTATCTATGGAAACGGCATACTTTATGCTGTTGTGGATATCGGCCAAATTAGTTGAGTTCAAAGTGGCTTTCTCTATTCTGTGAATGTAACGAGTATGAGGTGAAATTCCCGATTTCTTGTCCTTTTTGCCCAAAACTACATAGTAGGCATCCTTCAGTACTGCCAACACAGACAAAAGGGGATATTCAACCTGCAAATTAGTGGTTGATAGTATAGGTTCCATTACTTTGTCTTTCCAGTTGATAGTAGAAATTGCACCCAGACTATGGAAAATAAGCACATTACTGCCGTTCGATGGATCCAACTTGAGATCACACATATCCAGAAGATCAACATCGATGCTGCGTACACATCTTCTGGTGGAAATAAAGTAGACTCGGAGTTGATGTGATAATGCTACAATATTGAACCGGCCATCTCCCAGAAATACACTGGAGCCAGCACTGGAATTGGCAAGAAAGGCAGGTCTACCTCCCGTAGCCATGGAGCACGTCCACGAAGATAACGAAGACATGGTCACAGACTTTGCTAGgaaaaaacaaagaaaatgaatgCAAAATCGAGATCTTTAAGTAAATGAAAAATCGTATAGTTAAGCACAATCCtaaatttttttcatcGATGAGATGAGTCACGTGACTCctcaatttttcacccaCCGAAAGCGATtgacttggaaatcgaGATATATTTGTAATTCTTGCAGTTGTTCTGGCATTCTCCATTCACCAAGATGATCATTCCTATTCGTTGTTTCTCGTGCGGCAAGGTTGTTGGAGACAAGTGGGAAACCTACTTGGAATATTTGCAGGACGAATCCATGACCGAAGGAGATGCtttggacaagttgaagttgaagagataCTGCTGTAGAAGAATGGTGTTGACCCATGTTGATTTGATCGAGAAGTTCTTGCGTTACAATCcgttggaaaagaaggagatTAATTAGAATCTGTCACAAACGCTGAATCTGCCAGAATTAAAACTGATTTTCAATACTTTAAGTGTTCTTAATGTGCTAATGTTCGTAACACActaaaaatgaaatctcACAATCCATTCCACATCGCAAACCTCTTTCGGGCTCGAAAGTCATATAGCCACAAGGCGAGATCCGGTGGTCTCTGTATTTTAGACTCAAACACATAACCGtgtattatatataaaCGAATATATATCTCATTTAGAATAGACTAGAGTCAACTTCAGACTgggaagttgaagttctgAATCACTGCAGTAGCAATCTTCAATGGCATTCTattcaatatcaagaaattAAGAGGGGTCAGATTAAGGTTCAGTTTCGTTCTCAATCCGCTATCCTTGTAGTGCTATGGCAGTAGTCTAAGTATATTTATAAAAGTTGCTATGTAAGGGAATCGTCTAATATTCTCTAGTTAAGATATTACTAATTAAATATTCTTGCAAGTAGAATCTATATTATCTCTAGTTCTCATTATCAGCCTCGGCAGTATCCACGGCTTGGATGTACTCGTAAAAAAATGCCGTCAACTGCAAGTGAGTgtcaaacttcaacttctcatcCACACTATGAATGTTAGTGTCATGGATCATATCGCTGGTAAAAAGAGGTGAGTATCTAAAGATGTTTCTCGTCAAGTTCCAGTAGTGCCTGGTATCAGTGTTTCCAGTCATTATAGAAGGAGAAGTGACAATTGGATACTCGATATCAGGGAACACCAAGTCTTCAAAGACATGTCTGGTAACACCTGCAAGATATTTCCACACGTTGTCATTCAAAGGAGTTACTGGAGCAATATCCAACGGAGTTTGAGAATTGAGTACAAACACACCAGAGTTATTCTTGGTGTCAAGAACCAACTCACCAAAAGCTTCTACAGCCAAGTTATGTCTTTTTGCGACTTCTACGACTCTGGAAACGAAACGAtgtttgacttcttcaagagaagaGTCGATATTGACTCTGTGATTgaccaacaacttgacgTGCTCAGGCAAGGCATTTGCCTTTTCCCCGCCTTTCACAATATCTATAGCCTGAGACGTTTGTACTAAGTACTTCATGAGCTTGCTTTGTTGCATTGTCTTGACCACACGAGAATTTGCAAATCTATCGTGAGCAGCTCTCAAGATCGCACCCTTCAAGTACCTAGGGATGTTGTCATAAGGGTCGTGAAGAGCTGCACATTGCATGTAGCTCAAGATTGGATTCTTGGAAGTCAAGAGTGGAGAGTAAGGATCCTTTTCTATCAAATAGGTTAACTCTCCAATGATACCAATGGAGGTATGGTCAGGAGGAACGGAAGAATGGCCACCAGGGGTAGTCAATTCAACGTCAATGTCGATATAGCCCTTTTCTCCAGTACCAGGAGCAGCCAATATGGTCTTGGTGAGAGGGTCAAGCAACAAGCCTGGACCCTCATCGATAATGGCATACACAGAGTCGTTACCATAagtcttttccaagtactGACCAATCTTAGCAGCACCAACCACACCTGatgcttcttcatcaaagcCAAATGCAGCGATAACCGACCTCTGTGGCTGGTAGcccttcttcaacaacaattctATCGTCTCCAAGATGGAGATCAACACATTCTTACAGTCCGCAGCACCTCTTCCATAAATGAATTCACCGTCGTAATGGCCCTCAAATGGAGGATAAGTCCAATCTTTAAGTGTATCCTGCTGAACTGGAACCACGTCTTGGTGAGCAGTTAACATCAAAGGTTTCAAGCTATCGTCAGAACCTTTCCAGAAGTAGACCAAACCGTAGGTGTTGACTTTTTCAACTTGCAAGTTCTTGTAGACGATAGGAAAcgtcttttccaagtatttgtggaacttcttgaattttgcCCATGTCTCTGGCGAGTCTGGCACATCTGGCTGGTTGTCAAAGATTTGTGTATCTACTTGAATGGCTCCTGCCAACTTGGCAATAGATGCATTTCTAAAGTCTTCTCCATACAAAATGTCGAGAACAGTCGAATTGTCCACAGAAAACGACTTCGGGAAAATAGGCTCATACAAGGGACACAACGAGTCCGAGGTATCTAAAGGAAGAAGCGCAACCTTGAGGTGGCTGTAGAGGTCAGTAGTTAAAAGAACCAATAAGAGAGCCACAATCGCTCCGATTGCACCTACCGATTTTCTCTTCCACAAGGGCGTTGTTGTGTTGTAATTGTCCAAAGGCAAAGCTACCATATTGAGAAATAGATAGAGTTTATCGAAAGAACCAAAAATTTCCAAttgaattttcagaatcagaagtCTATTTCAATTAATAAAGTCTCCCTAATATTTTTAAACCTGGAGAAGTATTTTTCGGCTATCCGTATTTGGAGGATAATTCCGCGAGCCTCCTTGCGAGGTGGACTTATGTGTGGCAGAGGTAGATAAGAGGATAGTCTGATAAATGTCTACCCACCGAATGGGGCAGAGATAGCTGATATGGGAATAATAAGATGAAGCATAAAACAATATGGTATCGCTATCATTGTGGTATTTAGTGGCTGATTACTGTCGTTTTCCGTAGACTAGTCGGAATTGTTAGCTCTTAACATACTCTGTAAATGAGCTCCATTGTCTGAGCTGAAAGCAGATAAAGGTGAAAATTCCTTATGATAGCTTATCGGGAGATACTGCCCATATTGACTGGTACAAATATAGGTGATGGTGATGGCATCGCAATTGCCTGTTCACCATATATTTCACCAACGGTATCGGCATCGGTTCTAAAATGCGCAATTCAACAGCTTCATATAGGATTCAGAAACTCTACTTCTGTAGAGATTTGTTGACAACGacagaatgaagaagaattggataCTAGAAGCCAACATACTAGATATAACATGCTAGTAATATAATATGCTAATTCTATAACATACTAAATAGAAAAAGGGATAAAGAGAGATCCACCGTCGGCTCGGTTCAGTTATCCTACACCATACGTGCAATAAGCCAACGAAGCTCTAACTATCCAGTGTTTGGCTGTATATTCACGATATCGCCTCGAAGGTTGACATATAAGATGTGTATAGGGAAGTCCACATACAAATAAATAACCAGACTTCTGTGGGGCGGCTCCATCTATTGGTCCATGTATGCTTTAGTCATCAGCCTAGGGAATGAGCCTCTCTCTCTAGCCGAAAGTCAACCCATAGAAGGCTAAGCTTGGTATGGTATTCGAAAGGGACATTTCGAAACGATCGGGTGTAGGCTccgaagaagttgacaagCGTTGACGGAATTTCAGCGAACGGCTGTCGGGAGAACGCTACAGAAATCGAAACCTTAAAGCACAAAGGTTACCGATCAAGCAATTACGAGTTTTCATAACAATATTCGACAGATTTAACTAGCTACTATGACACTATTCAGATCCGCCCAATAAATCAAAACGAACTATTTCATTACGTAGCCTGTTGTAGGAAAACCCAAACAGCACATCAACTTTGGCACAGTGTTAATATCGAGATGCAAGTCATATGAGTGCTAGAAAGGCACAAATGAAGCTACTCAAATGCCAGATAAAGGGATTATAACAACAGGGACTTCCTTTGCCCTTGCGCCCATAAACAGACACCTTTTACCTTTTGGGTGAAATAGGCAAGCTTTAGGGCAGCAACTTGGCCTAATTAGGACTCAACCACTCTATGCAAGCAGTAAAGGTTGCTTCTGAGGCGAGTGAATGCACCAGTTATGTTTGGGATATACTTGAAACCAGTTTGGCCCGGCTATTTGAACCTCATCCGTGCATGCTTTGGAGGAGAATAGCTGTGGACTGGAGTCATTATCGTTTCATGCTGGAATAAGTAACGGCGGACTGCCTCCATTGGGCGGTGTAGAAGACGTCGTTAGCGTAGGGACTGCTAGTCTAATTAGCTCCCATGTGGCTAATACCCGAGCTAACTACGAAGTAGGCTAGATAGTGAAATTCAGTCTCTAAATGCGCTAGTTGGCGCTGGTTACATGCTCAACAAAAGGCTAACCTAACCTAATCAACTCTCGCATGACGTTTTCAAACAGTATTTTACTGCGGCTTTGGTGACATTCTCAGTGCTCACGTTTCAGAATCCAACATTTTGACTTGCACCATACCAGGTTAAAACGGCCGAGCCCCATACAGTCGTGGCCACCAACTAGTTGCCCTGGCAGAATATCTGTTTGTACAACGCGACGAGATCACTGGCACTCAATATCCGTCAATACGCACCTAATGCAAACAAACAACGCGCAGGGCGCCAAAAAGAACTTAGACTGTGCATAAACATCCCTTGCTGTTTACATAAACAAAAATAATTttttaatttttttcacagccattCTTTTCTAGTAAGCCTGGGCAGAATAGGTAGATGAAACATACTCCGATGACCGTAGAGCCCTTATAAGAGAAACGGGTTTCCACCTTGTGCTGGTGAAATTGGCCCCTTCTAATTTTTTGGAATT
Protein-coding regions in this window:
- the CPS1 gene encoding Gly-X carboxypeptidase (Carboxypeptidase S precursor (YSCS) (GLY-X carboxypeptidase)) codes for the protein MVALPLDNYNTTTPLWKRKSVGAIGAIVALLLVLLTTDLYSHLKVALLPLDTSDSLCPLYEPIFPKSFSVDNSTVLDILYGEDFRNASIAKLAGAIQVDTQIFDNQPDVPDSPETWAKFKKFHKYLEKTFPIVYKNLQVEKVNTYGLVYFWKGSDDSLKPLMLTAHQDVVPVQQDTLKDWTYPPFEGHYDGEFIYGRGAADCKNVLISILETIELLLKKGYQPQRSVIAAFGFDEEASGVVGAAKIGQYLEKTYGNDSVYAIIDEGPGLLLDPLTKTILAAPGTGEKGYIDIDVELTTPGGHSSVPPDHTSIGIIGELTYLIEKDPYSPLLTSKNPILSYMQCAALHDPYDNIPRYLKGAILRAAHDRFANSRVVKTMQQSKLMKYLVQTSQAIDIVKGGEKANALPEHVKLLVNHRVNIDSSLEEVKHRFVSRVVEVAKRHNLAVEAFGELVLDTKNNSGVFVLNSQTPLDIAPVTPLNDNVWKYLAGVTRHVFEDLVFPDIEYPIVTSPSIMTGNTDTRHYWNLTRNIFRYSPLFTSDMIHDTNIHSVDEKLKFDTHLQLTAFFYEYIQAVDTAEADNEN
- the NAN1 gene encoding Nucleolar protin NAN1 (U3 small nucleolar RNA-associated protein 17) (U3 snoRNA-associated protein 17) — its product is MSSLSSWTCSMATGGRPAFLANSSAGSSVFSGDGRFNIVALSHQLRVYFISTRRCVRSIDVDLSDMCDLKLDPSNGSNVLIFHSSGAISTINWKDKVMEPILSTTNLQVEYPLLSVLAVSKDAYYVVLGKKDKKSGISPHTRYIHRIEKATLNSTNLADIHNSIKYAVSIDSTKLAFVTSDHDIVLIDLVEIFRNDQTEVESESENRTQVSTETIKFPFKSAITSVAVSNDSTVALGTSAGAIQILYGGLASEKPQRLLKWHIDQVRSLHFTPDNNYLLSGGLEKVLVFWQLETDKTQFLPRLNGTIDKISIDYNKSDYYTLLLNSVSEEENNYEILVVSSVDLVSRLSVNTIRPKFSNNVKTTLAKTKKKYIKAETNFDKSKLRHDYSSVFEVHPKTKNLYFPNESIIQAYDLVKNEQSFIQNAAPTLPTGKVRSETKLLDPSISLLSFTNDGEWMCTFDSVSTSEIDNLLSKDDKQYALKFWKFVESNTGNKIESANSSSNKTGYWELSTKIIDPHGNLNPILAICAAPSSYFNGQAILTVDNKGGLRIWRPSVPKEIYQTIGKNGARSQQTAWTLRKSRPSGALTAEAVAVCWSEDSSVIFLGHESTVLAINSKTFEELPESVFKVPTLSGSRIRSLSIVDNNLIVLSKTRISSFNLLTGEFNELVAKVNTTYGGKHTIAVDIINKLICLAVNYYNDEGDFEINSKVLIFKPNQLKPLYSHTHKQGISSIRYYNSSFVFVDLNSRIGIIQPTSNSPISLANNDDDLAKDMNNMLINAQATADLINNRSLNTNTNSNVSSSQDIDESYEFNRVIDLNTFQPLFEKSDSASVETLFDLIVKVLK
- the MGM1 gene encoding mitochondrial dynamin-like GTPase (Vacuolar sorting protein VPS1, dynamin, and related proteins mitochondrial precursor [Contains: MGM1 protein, isoform 1 MGM1 protein, isoform 2]), which codes for MRHIGFIKILAKTTRIPAYVGGTLAAGGSYVAYKVEQASTYTQDQLSSIKDFTQGVFDTAGDFFKGMGGKSSESGGSSGGSGSPGGSNDTTTAVGATAAALGLTSEDENESEDDENDDLAQDEDEETLYNDYDDDDDLENDETSNEMLNLTRQMIEIRNLLASIDHDGLRLPSIVVIGSQSSGKSSVLEAIVGQEFLPKGSNMVTRRPIELTLINTPEAAADVAEFPALKMHNLTDFEQVQKILLDLNLAVPEKDCISSDPIQITIRSPRVPDLSLVDLPGYIQVEAADQPLELKQKIRKLCDRYLEAPNIILAISAADVDLANSSALRASRTADPRGERTIGVVTKIDLVDPERATKILTNKKYPLRMGYVGVITKAPPTSKGGSGLFSRKAISGYQAYVAQQNFEHSYLKENKEDFYGTTTGTRNLKKKLMKVLEKSMAASLAPTHLAIQQDLEETSYQFKVEFNDRPLTPEMYLANNIDMLKLATKDLSHEFSRRELKSLLKNELDQKVLDLLAERYWNKPFNLKQNQNALVEPNLKELSQITNIDDDIYWHKKLDLTTSSLTKMGVGRISTSLVTNALLKEIENLVDNTQLKNHPMAKNAVSEAAKTVLGAKYYSTADQVENCIKPYKYEIEIEDREWQASKENSVRLLKEEIRQCDEVYNNLKKQIGGRKLQQVVSYLERLKQQQTTDVDFNSPEALGFSPSLIQRGQDAIFLKDRLSLLKMRYSFVKNSKKCKKKENKYQCPEIFLDAVASKVTSTSILFLNVELLSDFYYNFPRELDMKFFNNLSKEEIEKFAKEDPRIKKHIELQERKDLYENALSKIESVLAIQRTKTTGIVKNEKTGGSSIFNWGK
- the RPB10 gene encoding DNA-directed RNA Polymerase II subunit L, with product MIIPIRCFSCGKVVGDKWETYLEYLQDESMTEGDALDKLKLKRYCCRRMVLTHVDLIEKFLRYNPLEKKEIN